One stretch of Telopea speciosissima isolate NSW1024214 ecotype Mountain lineage unplaced genomic scaffold, Tspe_v1 Tspe_v1.0012, whole genome shotgun sequence DNA includes these proteins:
- the LOC122647040 gene encoding uncharacterized protein LOC122647040 encodes MKEAIRMVPESIYDPEFPDTSHFRSGRGCHSALRRIKEEWGTSRWFLEFDIRKCFHTIDRHRLIPIFKEEIDDPKFFYPTQKLFSAGRLVGGEKGPYSVPHSVLLSALPGNIYLHKLDQEIGRIRQKYEIPIVQRIRSVLLRTGRIDDQENSGEEASFNAPQDNRAIIVGRVKSIQRKAAFHSLVSSWHTPPTSTPRRRGDQKTPFVFPPSSALAAFQHKPSSLLCAAFLIEAAGLTPKAEFYGRERFNNNWAMRDLIKYCKRRGLLIELGGEAILVIRSERRLARKLAPNNYHYLIRICYARYADDSLLGIVGAVELLIEIQKRITHFLQSGLNLWVGSAGSTTIAARSTVEFPGTVIREVPPRTTPIQFLRELEKRLRVKHRIHITACHLRSAIHSKFRNLGNSIPIKQLTKGMSGTGSLLDAVQLAETLGTAGVRSPQVSVLWETVKHIRQGSREISLLHSSGRSNVPSDVQQAVSRSGMSVRKLSLYTPAGRKAVGEGGGHWAGSFSSEFPIQIEAPIKKILRRLRDRGIISRRRPWPIHVACLTNVSDGDIVNWSAGIAISPLSYYRCRDNLYQVRTIVDHQIRWSAIFTPAHKHKSSARNIIPKYPKDSNIVNQEGGKTLAEFPNSIELGKLGPGQDPNNKEHSTTSLV; translated from the coding sequence ATGAAAGAGGCGATCAGAATGGTACCCGAATCCATTTACGATCCCGAGTTTCCAGACACATCGCACTTCCGCTCGGGTCGAGGCTGCCACTCGGCCCTAAGACGGATCAAAGAAGAGTGGGGAACCTCTCGCTGGTTTTTGGAATTCGACATCAGGAAGTGTTTTCACACCATCGACCGACATCGACTCATCCCAATCTTTAAGGAAGAGATCGACGATCCCAAGTTCTTTTACCCCACTCAGAAACTCTTTTCCGCCGGACGACTCGTAGGAGGTGAGAAGGGCCCTTACTCCGTCCCACACAGTGTACTACTATCGGCCCTACCAGGCAACATCTACCTACACAAGCTCGATCAGGAGATAGGGAGGATCCGACAGAAGTACGAAATTCCGATTGTTCAGAGAATCAGATCGGTTCTATTAAGGACAGGTCGTATTGATGACCAAGAAAACTCTGGAGAAGAAGCAAGCTTCAACGCTCCCCAAGACAACAGAGCCATCATTGTGGGGAGGGTAAAGAGCATCCAACGCAAAGCGGCCTTTCATTCCCTTGTTTCGTCGTGGCACACCCCCCCCACAAGCACCCCCCGGCGAAGGGGGGACCAGAAAACGCCTTTCGTTTTCCCCCCTTCGTCGGCCCTTGCCGCCTTCCAACACAAGCCCTCGAGCCTCCTTTGCGCCGCCTTCCTCATAGAAGCCGCCGGGTTGACCCCGAAGGCCGAATTCTATGGTAGAGAACGCTTTAATAATAATTGGGCCATGAGAGACCTTATTAAGTATTGCAAAAGAAGGGGCCTGCTGATAGAGCTGGGCGGGGAGGCGATACTAGTTATCAGGTCAGAGAGACGCCTGGCCCGTAAGCTGGCCCCCAACAATTACCATTACTTAATAAGGATTTGTTACGCGCGATATGCCGACGACTCACTACTGGGAATCGTGGGTGCCGTAGAGCTTCTCATAGAAATACAAAAACGTATCACCCACTTCCTACAATCCGGCCTGAACCTTTGGGTAGGCTCTGCAGGATCAACAACAATAGCTGCACGGAGTACGGTAGAATTCCCCGGTACGGTCATTCGGGAAGTCCCTCCGAGGACGACTCCCATACAATTCTTGCGAGAGCTGGAGAAGCGTCTACGGGTAAAGCACCGTATCCATATAACTGCTTGCCACCTACGCTCCGCCATCCATTCCAAGTTTAGGAACCTAGGTAATAGTATCCCGATCAAACAGCTGACGAAGGGGATGAGCGGAACAGGGAGTCTACTGGACGCGGTTCAACTAGCGGAGACTCTTGGAACAGCTGGAGTAAGAAGTCCCCAAGTGAGCGTATTATGGGAGACCGTCAAGCACATCCGGCAAGGATCAAGGGAGATCTCGTTGTTGCATAGCTCAGGTCGGAGCAACGTGCCATCGGACGTTCAACAGGCAGTCTCACGATCGGGCATGAGTGTCCGGAAGTTGTCATTGTATACTCCCGCGGGTCGGAAGGCGGTGGGGGAAGGAGGGGGACACTGGGCGGGATCTTTCAGCAGCGAATTCCCCATACAGATAGAGGCGCCTATCAAAAAGATACTCCGAAGGCTTCGGGATCGAGGTATCATTAGCCGAAGAAGACCCTGGCCAATCCACGTGGCCTGCTTGACGAACGTCAGCGACGGAGACATCGTAAATTGGTCCGCGGGCATCGCGATAAGTCCTCTGTCCTACTACAGGTGCCGCGACAACCTTTACCAAGTCCGAACGATTGTCGACCACCAGATCCGCTGGTCTGCTATATTCACCCCAGCCCACAAGCACAAATCCTCGGCGCGGAATATAATCCCAAAGTACCCCAAAGACTCAAATATAGTCAATCAAGAAGGTGGTAAGACCCTTGCAGAGTTCCCCAACAGCATAGAGCTTGGGAAGCTCGGACCCGGTCAAGATCCGAACAACAAGGAGCACTCAACTACTAGTCTAGTCTag